One Glutamicibacter mishrai genomic window carries:
- a CDS encoding class I SAM-dependent methyltransferase — protein sequence MNPAPENTADLTALLADLSRWPDVQAPNLFASDAADRLILDTAAASLASTGWPASVAIVGDHYGALTLGALALGSTTVRVHSDSLTARQAIEANLRRLLPERAEQVRFLPLADVADQSATILLALPRGLDVLDEQLAAITATCSPETRVFAGGRIKHMSRSMNEVLASRFSRVDVSLARQKARVLTATGPLPEQPASSFPATAAHQVNGTGFTLHAGAATFGAARLDPGTRLLLEHLPDLSAHATLVDLACGNGSIGIYCALTHPQLQVIASDHSASAVASTLAAARLNSVADRITAAQDDALSRLPDASATLITLNPPFHIGNTVTADIAFKLIDDAARVLAPGGTLLCVFNSHLRYRGELSRRVGPTSQLARDKTFTVTSSIKAA from the coding sequence TTGAATCCCGCGCCCGAAAATACCGCCGACCTGACGGCGCTGCTGGCCGATCTCAGCCGCTGGCCCGATGTCCAAGCGCCCAACCTCTTTGCCTCTGATGCCGCCGATCGGCTGATCCTGGACACCGCAGCCGCAAGCCTGGCCAGCACTGGCTGGCCCGCGTCCGTGGCCATCGTCGGCGACCACTACGGTGCCCTGACGCTCGGCGCACTGGCCTTGGGCAGCACCACTGTGCGCGTGCATAGCGATTCGCTGACCGCCCGCCAGGCTATCGAGGCCAATCTGCGCCGGCTGCTTCCTGAGCGTGCCGAACAGGTCCGTTTCCTCCCGCTGGCGGATGTGGCCGATCAGAGCGCCACGATCCTGCTGGCACTGCCGCGCGGACTGGATGTGCTCGACGAACAGCTCGCCGCCATCACCGCCACCTGCTCCCCAGAAACCCGGGTCTTCGCCGGCGGCCGCATCAAGCATATGAGCCGCTCGATGAATGAGGTGCTCGCCAGCCGTTTCTCCCGCGTGGATGTGTCCCTGGCCCGGCAAAAGGCCCGCGTCCTCACCGCCACCGGGCCGCTGCCCGAACAGCCCGCCAGCAGCTTCCCCGCCACGGCAGCCCACCAGGTCAACGGAACCGGTTTCACCCTGCACGCCGGGGCGGCCACCTTCGGCGCGGCGCGCCTGGATCCGGGCACCCGGCTGCTCTTGGAGCATCTGCCCGATCTCTCCGCCCACGCCACCCTCGTGGATCTGGCCTGCGGAAATGGCTCCATCGGCATCTACTGCGCCCTCACCCATCCGCAACTGCAGGTGATCGCCTCCGATCACTCGGCCTCAGCGGTGGCGTCCACCTTGGCCGCTGCGCGCCTGAACTCTGTGGCCGATCGAATCACCGCCGCCCAGGATGACGCGCTCAGCCGGCTGCCCGATGCTTCAGCCACGCTCATCACCCTGAACCCGCCCTTCCACATCGGCAATACGGTGACCGCCGACATCGCCTTCAAGCTCATCGACGACGCGGCCCGCGTATTGGCCCCCGGTGGCACTTTGTTATGCGTGTTCAACTCGCATCTTCGTTATCGCGGGGAGCTGTCCCGCCGCGTCGGGCCAACTTCCCAGCTGGCCCGGGACAAGACCTTCACCGTGACCAGTTCGATCAAGGCTGCCTGA
- a CDS encoding GNAT family N-acetyltransferase yields MSIVREAVIDDCPQILDLIQELADYEKEPDAVRNTVEDLEQHLFADSPQAFAHVAEDETGAIVGIAIWYLTYSTWEGRHGIHLEDLYVRANQRGLGTGKALLSTLARICVERGYKRLEWQVLDWNEPAIKFYDSLGAGSLDGWTTRRLDGDALQSLGSQGAK; encoded by the coding sequence ATGAGTATTGTGCGTGAAGCCGTCATCGATGACTGCCCTCAAATTCTGGACCTGATTCAAGAACTGGCGGACTATGAGAAGGAGCCTGATGCGGTGCGCAACACCGTTGAAGACCTCGAACAGCATCTCTTTGCCGATAGCCCGCAGGCGTTCGCGCATGTGGCTGAAGACGAGACTGGCGCCATCGTCGGCATCGCCATCTGGTACCTGACCTACTCCACCTGGGAAGGCCGCCACGGAATCCATTTGGAAGATCTGTACGTGCGCGCCAACCAGCGAGGGCTGGGTACCGGCAAAGCGCTTCTGAGCACGCTGGCGCGCATCTGCGTCGAGCGCGGATACAAGCGCCTCGAATGGCAGGTCCTCGATTGGAACGAGCCAGCCATTAAATTCTACGACTCGCTCGGCGCCGGTTCCCTCGACGGATGGACCACCCGTCGTTTGGACGGCGACGCCTTGCAGTCACTCGGATCGCAAGGAGCAAAGTAA
- the uvrB gene encoding excinuclease ABC subunit UvrB — protein MSLAQPIKRVVAPFEVISEYEPAGDQPQAIKELTERINNGEKDIVLLGATGTGKSATTAWLVEQVQRPTLVLVQNKTLAAQLANEFRELLPNNAVEYFVSYYDYYQPEAYVPQTDTFIEKDSSINEEVERLRHSATNSLLTRRDTIVVATVSCIYGLGTPEEYVAGMVTVRTGEELDRDAMLRQFVAMQYTRNDMDFHRGTFRVRGDTVEIIPMYEEQAVRIEFFGDEVEAIYTLHPVTGEVIREETEMYIFPASHYVAGAERMGKAIKRIEDELAVRLKELESQNKLVEAQRLRMRTTYDLEMMEQMGFCNGIENYSRHIDGRDAGSAPHCLIDYFPDDFLLVIDESHVTVPQIGAMYEGDMSRKRTLVEHGFRLPSAMDNRPLKWDEFLERIGQTVYLSATPGKYELGKSDGFVEQIIRPTGLIDPEIIVKPTKGQIDDLLDEIRTRVDRDERVLVTTLTKRMAEDLTDYLTEHQVRVQYLHSDVDTIRRVELLRELRMGSFDVLVGINLLREGLDLPEVSLVAILDADKQGFLRSATSLIQTIGRAARNVSGQVIMYADKITDAMDQAIEETNRRRAIQEAHNKEHGIDPMPLRKKIADITDQLAREDADTQELLNNNRLAKDAKRTKASSGVRKDGLAAAPAEDLLSQIEEMTEQMHAAAAELQFELAARIRDEVSELKKELRQMKAAGHA, from the coding sequence ATGAGTCTTGCCCAGCCGATTAAGCGCGTTGTCGCCCCGTTTGAAGTCATCAGCGAATATGAGCCAGCCGGCGACCAGCCGCAGGCCATCAAGGAGCTGACCGAGCGGATCAACAACGGCGAGAAGGACATCGTGCTGCTCGGCGCCACCGGCACCGGCAAGTCCGCGACCACCGCCTGGCTGGTCGAGCAGGTGCAGCGCCCCACCCTGGTGCTGGTGCAGAACAAGACCCTGGCCGCCCAGTTGGCCAACGAATTCCGCGAGCTGCTGCCGAACAATGCGGTGGAGTACTTCGTCTCCTACTACGACTACTACCAGCCCGAGGCCTACGTCCCGCAAACCGATACCTTCATCGAGAAGGACTCCTCGATCAACGAGGAGGTCGAACGGCTGCGCCACTCGGCCACCAACTCGCTGCTCACCCGCCGCGACACGATCGTCGTCGCCACCGTCTCCTGCATCTATGGCCTGGGCACCCCCGAGGAATACGTGGCCGGAATGGTCACCGTGCGCACCGGCGAGGAACTGGACCGCGACGCGATGCTGCGCCAGTTCGTCGCCATGCAGTACACCCGCAATGACATGGACTTCCACCGTGGTACCTTCCGCGTGCGCGGAGACACCGTGGAGATCATCCCGATGTACGAAGAGCAGGCAGTGCGCATCGAGTTCTTCGGCGACGAAGTCGAAGCCATCTACACCCTGCACCCGGTCACCGGCGAGGTGATCCGCGAAGAAACCGAAATGTACATCTTCCCGGCCAGCCACTATGTGGCCGGGGCCGAACGCATGGGCAAGGCCATCAAGCGCATCGAGGATGAGCTGGCGGTGCGCCTGAAGGAACTCGAATCGCAGAATAAGCTGGTCGAGGCCCAGCGGCTGCGCATGCGCACCACCTATGACCTGGAAATGATGGAGCAGATGGGCTTCTGCAACGGCATCGAGAACTACTCGCGCCATATTGACGGCCGTGATGCCGGAAGCGCCCCGCACTGTTTGATCGACTATTTCCCGGATGACTTCCTGCTGGTGATCGATGAGTCGCACGTGACCGTGCCGCAGATCGGCGCCATGTACGAGGGCGATATGTCGCGCAAGCGCACCCTAGTGGAGCACGGTTTCCGTCTGCCCAGCGCGATGGATAACCGCCCACTGAAATGGGATGAGTTCTTGGAGCGCATCGGCCAGACGGTATACCTTTCGGCTACCCCGGGCAAGTACGAACTGGGCAAGTCCGATGGATTCGTGGAGCAAATCATCCGCCCGACCGGCCTGATCGACCCGGAGATCATCGTCAAACCCACCAAGGGCCAGATCGATGACTTGCTGGACGAGATCCGAACCCGCGTGGACCGTGATGAGCGTGTTCTGGTCACCACCTTGACCAAGCGCATGGCCGAGGACCTGACCGACTACCTCACCGAACATCAGGTCCGGGTGCAGTATCTGCACTCGGACGTGGATACCATCCGCCGTGTGGAGCTGCTGCGCGAACTGCGCATGGGTTCCTTCGACGTGCTGGTGGGCATCAACCTGCTGCGAGAGGGTCTGGACCTGCCCGAGGTGTCGCTGGTGGCCATTCTGGATGCGGATAAGCAGGGCTTCTTGCGTTCGGCGACCTCGCTGATCCAGACGATCGGCCGCGCCGCGCGTAACGTGTCGGGCCAGGTGATCATGTACGCCGATAAGATCACCGACGCCATGGATCAGGCCATCGAGGAGACGAACCGCCGCCGCGCGATCCAGGAAGCGCATAACAAGGAGCACGGGATCGACCCGATGCCGCTGCGCAAGAAGATCGCGGATATCACCGATCAGCTGGCGCGCGAAGACGCCGACACGCAGGAGCTGCTGAACAACAACCGGTTGGCCAAGGATGCCAAGCGCACCAAGGCGTCCTCGGGCGTGCGCAAGGACGGCTTGGCAGCGGCGCCTGCCGAGGACCTGCTCTCGCAGATCGAGGAAATGACCGAGCAGATGCATGCCGCGGCTGCTGAACTGCAGTTTGAATTGGCCGCCCGCATTCGTGACGAGGTGTCCGAATTGAAGAAGGAGTTACGCCAGATGAAGGCGGCCGGGCACGCCTAG
- a CDS encoding metal-dependent hydrolase, with protein sequence MMGGHHAVSGAAAWLAITTPVTVGSVNLGLGTFQMDRWETLAGAIVCAGAALLPDADHHGATIARALPPFSRIFARVIGEVSGGHRNGTHSIVGMAFFIFLAWLANGWDVHTAALGTVYPGAALFAILLISFAVKSVKFMPPVLCWIIALATGAFVGVNAPEENIWFLLAVALGVVVHVLGDMLTIGGCNLIWPIKIGSPRWFRKLPLIGGCWKANGRIAVPVLAETGSTAEWLLATLLTTYVGIALIVA encoded by the coding sequence ATGATGGGTGGACACCACGCGGTGAGCGGCGCAGCCGCATGGTTGGCAATTACTACTCCGGTCACCGTCGGCTCGGTCAATCTCGGATTGGGCACCTTTCAGATGGACCGCTGGGAGACGCTCGCTGGAGCCATCGTCTGCGCCGGTGCGGCCTTGCTGCCTGACGCGGACCACCATGGGGCGACCATTGCTCGTGCCCTGCCGCCTTTTTCAAGAATTTTCGCCCGGGTTATCGGAGAGGTATCCGGCGGGCACCGCAACGGAACCCACTCGATCGTGGGCATGGCCTTCTTCATTTTCTTGGCGTGGCTGGCCAACGGCTGGGATGTCCATACTGCTGCCCTTGGCACGGTCTATCCCGGGGCTGCACTCTTTGCGATCTTGCTGATTTCCTTTGCGGTGAAATCCGTTAAATTCATGCCGCCGGTGCTTTGCTGGATTATTGCCTTGGCGACCGGTGCTTTTGTGGGGGTCAATGCCCCCGAGGAGAATATCTGGTTCTTGCTGGCGGTGGCGTTGGGCGTAGTGGTGCATGTCCTTGGCGACATGTTGACCATCGGGGGCTGCAACCTCATTTGGCCGATCAAGATCGGCTCGCCGCGCTGGTTCCGCAAATTGCCGCTAATCGGCGGTTGCTGGAAAGCCAATGGCCGGATCGCCGTCCCGGTCCTTGCCGAAACCGGTTCGACCGCGGAATGGCTTTTGGCGACGTTGCTGACCACCTACGTGGGCATCGCTCTGATCGTTGCGTAA
- a CDS encoding MarR family winged helix-turn-helix transcriptional regulator: MSDAPLDAGTVATDLALASGTMSRLLGQAAGQGRSVTAWRVLSSLDRLGAQRVGDLAIEQRVAQPTMTGLIIRLENDGMLQRQPDPKDGRASLVSLSDAGRKEIRGYRQRAIDVLLGGMDAFSEAEQQALARVVPLIQRINDQIAADLDG; this comes from the coding sequence ATGAGCGATGCACCGCTAGATGCAGGTACCGTAGCCACCGACCTGGCGCTTGCTTCGGGAACCATGTCCCGCCTGTTGGGGCAGGCCGCTGGACAGGGGCGCTCCGTCACTGCGTGGCGGGTGCTTTCGTCGCTGGATCGGTTGGGCGCGCAGCGCGTGGGCGACCTCGCGATCGAGCAACGAGTCGCCCAGCCGACGATGACCGGACTGATTATCCGTCTGGAAAACGACGGCATGCTGCAGCGACAGCCTGATCCGAAGGACGGCAGAGCAAGCCTGGTCAGCCTGAGTGATGCTGGCCGAAAAGAGATCCGCGGCTACCGACAGCGGGCCATCGACGTGCTGCTGGGCGGCATGGATGCATTCAGCGAAGCCGAACAGCAGGCCTTGGCCCGAGTAGTGCCGCTGATTCAACGAATCAACGATCAGATCGCAGCCGACCTCGACGGCTGA
- the coaE gene encoding dephospho-CoA kinase, with protein sequence MKHVGLTGGVASGKSAVAAKFAELGAVVIDADALARDVVAPGTPGLAAIKDSFGAGILLPDGSLDRKALGAIVFSDEPQRLKLNAIVHPLVRQAAKELREQAPAEALVVEDIPLLVESGQAEDFDAVIVVQAPHEERIRRMVEDRGWSVEDARSRMAAQATDEQRAAVADYVLENFGTLEDLQGRVADLYQQLTKAAGE encoded by the coding sequence ATGAAGCATGTGGGACTGACCGGGGGAGTGGCCTCGGGAAAATCTGCGGTTGCGGCTAAATTTGCCGAACTCGGAGCGGTGGTGATCGACGCCGACGCCTTGGCGCGCGATGTCGTGGCCCCCGGGACGCCGGGATTGGCTGCGATCAAGGACTCTTTTGGCGCCGGAATCCTGCTTCCCGACGGCTCCTTGGACCGCAAGGCCTTGGGCGCTATCGTCTTCTCCGACGAGCCGCAGAGGCTCAAGCTCAACGCGATCGTGCATCCGCTGGTGCGCCAGGCGGCCAAGGAGCTGCGCGAGCAGGCCCCCGCCGAGGCCTTGGTGGTTGAAGATATCCCGCTGCTGGTTGAATCCGGGCAGGCCGAGGACTTCGACGCCGTGATCGTCGTCCAAGCGCCGCATGAGGAACGCATCCGCCGAATGGTCGAGGACCGCGGTTGGAGCGTGGAGGACGCCCGATCCCGGATGGCCGCCCAGGCCACCGATGAGCAGCGGGCCGCGGTGGCAGATTATGTGCTGGAGAATTTTGGCACGCTTGAAGATTTGCAGGGGCGCGTGGCCGACCTCTATCAGCAGTTAACGAAGGCAGCAGGAGAATAG
- a CDS encoding alpha/beta fold hydrolase produces MAHYRGMDVADHRIEVPLDHSHPEGEKISVFAREISTDSTKPWLLFLQGGPGGKSPRPGSLSGWLAEAVKHFRVLLLDQRGTGLSTPANRQTLPLRGDSAAQARYLAHFRADSIVRDAEAFREHLGIGQWSTLGQSYGGFCTLTYLSLFPGSLTRCLVTGGLASLDQDAKTVYRATYQRMTERNREYFSWYPQDFDTLHKIYQHLRANDDERLPNGQRVTVPLVQMLGMYLGGNTRVHLLHHIFEEAFVHTPGGPRLSDAFLDALQAQASFASNPLYALMHETIYAQGQATNFAAEEVLPEFPDFTVHADTPLLTGEMIFRWHFSEDPALRPLEEVARILAEHEHFPPLYDLETLAKNTVPVAAAVYHDDVYVDRELSLRTASQVNGLQTWVTDQYHHDGIGDDGPAIFRRLLAMANGEDPEAAAKDL; encoded by the coding sequence ATGGCGCATTACCGCGGCATGGACGTGGCCGATCACCGGATCGAGGTCCCGCTGGATCACTCGCATCCCGAAGGCGAAAAGATTTCGGTTTTCGCCCGGGAAATCAGCACCGACTCCACCAAGCCTTGGCTGTTGTTCCTGCAGGGAGGGCCGGGCGGCAAATCGCCGCGTCCAGGATCCCTATCTGGATGGCTCGCGGAAGCAGTGAAGCACTTCCGCGTGCTTTTGCTCGATCAGCGCGGCACAGGCCTGTCCACCCCTGCCAACCGCCAGACGCTCCCGCTGCGCGGAGACTCCGCAGCTCAGGCACGCTATCTGGCGCATTTCCGCGCGGACTCGATTGTGCGTGATGCCGAAGCGTTCCGTGAACATCTTGGCATTGGCCAGTGGAGCACCCTGGGCCAAAGCTACGGCGGCTTCTGCACCCTGACGTACCTTTCGCTGTTCCCGGGATCACTCACACGATGCCTCGTCACCGGCGGCCTGGCGTCACTGGACCAGGATGCGAAAACCGTGTACCGGGCCACCTACCAGCGAATGACTGAACGCAACCGCGAGTACTTCTCCTGGTACCCGCAGGACTTCGACACGCTGCACAAGATCTACCAGCACCTGCGCGCCAATGACGATGAGCGCTTGCCCAACGGCCAGCGGGTCACCGTCCCCTTGGTGCAAATGCTGGGCATGTACCTGGGTGGCAATACCCGGGTACACCTCTTGCACCACATCTTCGAGGAGGCCTTCGTCCACACCCCGGGTGGCCCGCGGCTCTCCGATGCCTTCCTGGACGCCCTTCAAGCCCAGGCTTCCTTCGCATCAAACCCGCTGTACGCGCTGATGCATGAGACGATCTACGCTCAGGGCCAGGCGACGAACTTCGCGGCCGAAGAAGTGCTCCCGGAATTCCCGGACTTCACAGTCCATGCGGACACGCCCCTGCTGACCGGCGAGATGATTTTCCGGTGGCACTTCTCCGAGGACCCGGCATTGCGCCCGCTGGAAGAGGTCGCCCGCATCCTGGCCGAGCACGAGCACTTCCCGCCGCTCTACGACCTGGAGACCCTGGCCAAGAACACCGTGCCCGTGGCGGCTGCCGTCTACCATGACGACGTCTACGTCGACCGTGAACTCTCCCTGCGCACGGCGTCCCAGGTTAACGGCCTGCAGACCTGGGTCACCGACCAATACCACCACGATGGCATTGGCGATGATGGGCCAGCGATCTTCCGCCGGCTGCTGGCCATGGCCAATGGCGAAGATCCCGAGGCTGCTGCCAAGGACCTCTAA
- a CDS encoding YigZ family protein, whose amino-acid sequence MNTNESVATSYTTLRGDSVHELEIKRSRFITYLYRVESEAAAREHIAALRKTHFDARHHCTAFILGPDRMTQRSNDDGEPSGTAGIPMLDALAKRELPNGTQLSDILAVVVRYFGGIKLGAGGLVRAYSEAVSTALDHATLLPRQRLRIFTLPAAHASAARYENELRAAGYQVEPTQWQAESALVHIGIPDTPEAAEELRTHVATLTAGAGELTATETRWVDLI is encoded by the coding sequence ATGAACACCAACGAATCGGTCGCGACCAGCTACACCACCCTGCGCGGCGACAGCGTGCACGAGCTGGAAATCAAGCGCTCGCGCTTCATCACCTACCTGTACCGGGTCGAATCCGAGGCAGCTGCGCGCGAACATATCGCGGCCCTGCGCAAAACCCACTTCGATGCGCGGCACCACTGCACGGCCTTCATCCTAGGCCCGGACCGCATGACCCAGCGCTCCAACGACGACGGCGAGCCATCAGGCACCGCGGGCATCCCGATGCTTGACGCCCTGGCCAAACGCGAACTGCCTAATGGCACGCAGCTCTCGGACATCCTCGCAGTGGTGGTTCGGTACTTCGGCGGCATCAAACTCGGTGCCGGCGGCCTGGTCCGTGCCTATTCTGAAGCGGTCTCCACCGCCTTGGATCACGCCACCCTCCTGCCCCGCCAGCGGCTGCGGATCTTCACCCTGCCCGCCGCCCACGCCAGCGCCGCGCGCTACGAGAACGAGCTGCGCGCCGCCGGCTACCAGGTCGAACCCACACAGTGGCAGGCTGAATCCGCGCTGGTGCACATCGGCATCCCCGATACGCCAGAAGCCGCCGAAGAATTGCGCACCCACGTCGCCACGCTCACCGCGGGCGCCGGAGAACTCACCGCCACCGAGACCCGATGGGTTGATCTGATTTGA
- a CDS encoding TerC/Alx family metal homeostasis membrane protein produces MIALVLLCAVLIADLLYVTKRPHIPSMKEAGIFVGVYIGLALIFGGILWWQAGPQIGQEFYAGWITEYALSVDNLFVFIIIMARFSVPRKYQQEVLMFGIIIALILRAIFIVLGAAIIEQWSWVFYIFGAFLLWTAWNQLKDEDEDEESGLVKKLTSRMPISKDFDGAKLRTVVDGKKLFTPMVLVFVTIGMTDLLFAFDSIPAIFGLTKSAFIVFTANIFALMGLRQLYFLLGGLMNRLVFLKHALSFILAFIGVKLVFHALHENNLPFINGGEPLHYAWLDISVGVSLLVILGAIIVATVLSLWTPWGKRAAATAEAESMTSASSKASSDDI; encoded by the coding sequence ATGATCGCGCTGGTCTTGCTGTGTGCGGTGCTTATCGCAGACCTCCTGTACGTCACCAAGCGCCCGCACATCCCTTCCATGAAGGAAGCCGGCATCTTCGTCGGCGTGTACATCGGCCTCGCCTTGATCTTCGGCGGCATCCTCTGGTGGCAGGCTGGCCCGCAGATCGGCCAGGAATTCTACGCCGGCTGGATCACCGAGTACGCGTTGTCCGTGGACAACCTGTTCGTCTTCATCATCATCATGGCGCGCTTCTCGGTACCTCGTAAGTATCAGCAGGAAGTGCTGATGTTCGGCATTATCATCGCGCTGATCCTGCGCGCGATCTTCATCGTTCTTGGCGCTGCCATCATCGAGCAGTGGTCGTGGGTCTTCTACATCTTCGGTGCCTTCCTGCTGTGGACCGCTTGGAACCAGCTGAAGGACGAAGACGAGGACGAAGAGAGCGGCCTGGTCAAGAAGCTGACCAGCCGCATGCCGATCTCCAAGGACTTCGACGGAGCCAAGTTGCGCACCGTGGTCGACGGCAAGAAGCTGTTCACCCCAATGGTCCTGGTCTTCGTGACCATCGGCATGACCGACCTGCTGTTCGCCTTCGACTCGATCCCGGCGATCTTCGGCTTGACCAAGTCGGCCTTCATCGTTTTCACCGCGAACATCTTCGCCCTGATGGGCCTGCGCCAGCTGTACTTCCTGCTCGGTGGCCTGATGAACCGTCTGGTCTTCCTGAAGCACGCACTGAGCTTCATCCTCGCCTTCATCGGCGTCAAGCTGGTCTTCCACGCATTGCATGAAAACAACCTGCCATTCATCAACGGCGGCGAGCCACTGCACTACGCATGGCTGGATATCTCCGTTGGCGTCTCCCTGCTGGTGATCCTCGGTGCCATTATCGTAGCCACCGTGCTGTCCCTGTGGACCCCATGGGGCAAGCGCGCTGCAGCCACTGCAGAAGCCGAGTCCATGACATCCGCATCTAGCAAGGCCTCAAGCGACGACATCTAA